GAATCTCGGCGGGCTGCGCATGCGCGATCCCGATGCCCTGAAGGTCTGGATGGACGAGCGGCAGGCTGCCGGCATCGTGGGCTTCCACACATCGCTCGCCGGTTGCGGCAAGGTCCATGACCGCTGGAACGGCAGGCCCGGCGACTTCGACTACCAGATATCGATCCTGCGGATGGCCGCCGAGCGCGGAATGGTCTGCCAGGAGCGGCTGTTCCTGACGAAAAACACTCTGCCGGTTTTTGACGAATTGCTCGACATCATGGAGAGCATTCCGGGCGAGCCGCGCCGCACCGTCACGCCCTATTTCTATGCCGGGCTCGCCCGGCGTTACGAAGACGAGCGCATCACCGAGGACATCCGCGACGCATTGCCCGCACGGATCATGAATCTGCGGCGCGGTCGCTTCAATGACTGGCGCTCGGAACGGGAGTGGATTCCGATGCTGATGGAAACCGCCGATCAGCCTCGAAAACTTGCGATGAAGCTCGATGTGCATGAAGGCAACATCGACGAGCTCGAGCAATCGTCCTGCGAGGAAATTCTGGCCAGACAGGATCGGCTCTATCGCGACGACTACAGCCGCATGCCCTCGTTCGAAGAGCTTTGCGCGCGCTATGGCGATACCGACGGCCGCAAGATCTACATGCAGCCGCGCGACCTCGAAGGCAAGTGGATGGACATGCATGAGCGCGAGACGGGCATCAAAATCCCGCTCGACTGACGCAGGTCCGGCTCAGCCGACCGGGTCGAGATCGACATCGAGGATCGGCAGCTCGAAAATGTACGAGCGGCGGCCCTTCTCGTTCTCGACGAACAACACGCCGAGAAACTCCTCGCCGATATAGGCTTCGAGCGAGTCCGTCTTCTTCGGCCGCGTCACCACACGGATGTTCTCGTTGTCGAACTTGGCGCGCAGGTAAGTCGTCAGTGTCGGCACCGGCGCGAAGCTCGGATCGTTGCTGACCTGGATGACCATCCGGAAATTGTAGGAGCGGTCGCCGTCCTCGTCGTCGACGGTCAGCACGCCGAGATCATCCTCGCCGATGAAAATCTCGGCGGTGTCGCCCTTCTTCGGCACCACGCGAATGTCCGGGTTGCCGAACAGCTTGCGCAGATAGGCGTCGAGCTTCTTGACTTCCGCTACGTCCACGGACCCTCTCCGGTTTATGGGGCCGCTGTACCACGGACGCCCGGGATTGCCTACCGCCGTCCCACTCTATCCTGGGAACATGTGGTCCATGGTGCGTGATGGCTCTGCGCATGGCGCATCGCCGACGACCTTGGCCGGGATGCCGGCCACCGTGACGTTGTGCGGCACCGTGGTCAGCACCACCGAGCCTGCGGCCACGCGCGCGCAATGACCGATCTCGATGTTGCCGATGATCTTGGCGCCGGCGCCGATCAGCACGCCATCGGCGATCTTGGGATGGCGGTCGCCATGATCCTTGCCGGTTCCGCCGAGCGTGACGTCATGCAGCATCGAGACGTTGTCGCCGATCA
The Rhodoplanes sp. Z2-YC6860 genome window above contains:
- a CDS encoding radical SAM protein, with the protein product MPRPVEARGLIFSLRHAPCAHICRYCLVSETRKGTKLPFSRFEQLVHRFYDWRDSGGTDIVIRTFIGPSFDYDIETLEGVRRLRARRGNAFEILNLGGLRMRDPDALKVWMDERQAAGIVGFHTSLAGCGKVHDRWNGRPGDFDYQISILRMAAERGMVCQERLFLTKNTLPVFDELLDIMESIPGEPRRTVTPYFYAGLARRYEDERITEDIRDALPARIMNLRRGRFNDWRSEREWIPMLMETADQPRKLAMKLDVHEGNIDELEQSSCEEILARQDRLYRDDYSRMPSFEELCARYGDTDGRKIYMQPRDLEGKWMDMHERETGIKIPLD
- a CDS encoding DUF3126 family protein, translating into MVIQVSNDPSFAPVPTLTTYLRAKFDNENIRVVTRPKKTDSLEAYIGEEFLGVLFVENEKGRRSYIFELPILDVDLDPVG